The stretch of DNA AAAGGCATAACTTACAAAACTACAGAACCACTAACCTAAAGCTCAGCAGTAAGAGAGGTTGCACTGCACGCCACATAAACTAAAGAAGAGTTCTAAGTAGCTGACATCATTTACATCATGGCTTAATTGATTTTAAAGAATATTAGAAGAGTCGGCAGAAGTATAATTACCTGTGGGAGCGTCGACCAAGCAAAGCAGCAGAGAGATCTATTTCCAAATCCAAGCTTTTGTGGAAACTCCCGTCAAGGTCACCATAAAACTCAATCTGATAATAGTATTCCAGAATCATGGCAGATGGTTAAAATAAATGTTCCATGATCTTGATTCTTGAAAATGTCTAACATAGCATCCAACCGCATGGGCTAGAAATCTCAGAACATCTATGTGCAATAACTATCTAGGCTGGTATCCATACAATTCTAACACATTTCTGACCCTCATTACCATAAAATACAGATTGAAATCATTCAGCAGAACATATGAAAGTTAGACTAAAAAAAAACATGTGAGTTGAATTTGCACTCATAAAGTGGCTCGCAAATGATTTTGTGCACGACTGTTATGGATCATTTACTATGACTGACAGGTAGTAGGGAGGGCGTATGGTAACATGAAGAATGCGTTATGGAGGAAAACCAAAACAGGACTGCCAAACTTGAAGGAATATAGTCCTATCTCATGACTCAGTTGACAATACTTCGATATGCAGTTATGCACACTACAATGCCTGTATGCCATTCCGTTATTCTGTGCTAAATCAAAATTGTATTCCATAAAAAAAATTGAGAGTAGTTACTCACTGCATCTTTTGCCTGTAATTTTTCTGCCCATCCATTCAGCACATAGGGATCATTTACAGCTACACAGATAACAGAGTCGATCCCTTTTGCTTTCAACTTATCAATGTTGTTCTTGTAACTAGGAACGTGGGACTGCGAACATACTCCTGTGTATGCACCCTGAAATATATCACAAAGATAGCTGTCAACTATATGAGCAATTAATCATACCAGGAGAGAGTGAGTCTACAATATAGTTATCAAGGAAAAGGCGGAACACGGAACCATCATGGAGCAAGCATACAATCCTAGTGGATGCAGCCAGAAATCATCGTTTAGGGATACAGAGTTATCAATGAATTTGAACGATTGGCACTAAAATGCCATTCAGCACAAAGCGCAAGCACACTAATTCGCAGTCCAACAATAATGTTTCAGCATTCATTTTTCCTGATCTAGCCAATGGCCTGCCTACCTATTCACGGTTTCTCATACttctagggccagttcttttgggcgGCTTAAAAAATAAGTTGTCTCTTCCCAGCTTAAAAAAATAAGCCGCTCATAAATTTTGTTGAGACTTCTGAATTAGTTATCCCGTAACTAGTTTAAAAGCCCCAATTAATAAGAGATGCTGTTTATGGGATAAGCTGGGGAGGAAGCGGCTTATATTTTAATttgccaaaagaactggcccctagTGCGAATGGAGCATGCAAGAACTCAATCCATAACCGCCTGATGCTAATTCTGGACTAGTACCAACTGGTGTGAAAAAAATCCCCGCTGAGACTCATTAGGGTTTCGAAACGGCCGAGTATACAGGAACCGAAGCTAGGCGAGGGCAGTGAGCTAGAGAGAGCTTACCGGCAACCCGAAGATGACGACTTTCTTCCCCTGCAAGCAAGCAGACACAAAGAAACAGGAAGGGATCAGACGACAGGGCGCGGTGGGAGGAAACAGAGGCGGGAGTATAGGGAGCGTGGTACATGGAAGATGTCCTTGAGAGGGGTGGTGGAGAACTTGGTGGCGACCCCCTCGTCCCAGGACCGCGCCTTCTGCAGCGACACGCCGGGCGCCGCGGAGACGATGTCGGAGCCGACCGACGCGAATCCCCTGGCCGCGGCCCACAGCGCCGCCGCAGGGGATCCTCCCGCCCTCCTCGCCAGTGCTGCCATCGCCACAGAAGGTTGGGAGTAGGTATTGTTGTCTTGGATCGGGTTTCGCTGGCGAGCGGCGCTTGAGAGTTGAGACGGCGCACGGCTGGGAGCTGCCGAATAAGTTTTTTTACCGGTGACGGGATGTACCGGTGGAGAATCAGCCATCCATGTAATTTTAGGGATTCGTGCAGCTATTTGAGGTATAGAACAAGTTAATGCAATACAAAAAGAATATATGTGGGCCTTTTGCATGTCTTTTTAATTTTTGTCAGGAGAGAGATGAGGTGTCAAGCCAAGCACCGCTTTTTATCATTGCATGCATGTTAAAATATTCTATCTCCACATACACTGAACATGCATTTTATTTTTATTCTCAGATTTTTAACGATTCATATCTTTTGAACCAAAAGTTCATTATTAAAACTTTTTATATATTTGAACTCGTGGTGTGAAGACCTTGAGAACAAGATCAATTTTGGATATATTTGAACTACATTTTTTGTATATATTTTAATTATTTGCGAAATCAATTTCATAAAACATCAAAAGGTTTCACTATTTCATATAAGTGTTATATATGGTTTCAAAGAAATTCACAAACTGGAATACGGAACTTACAAACTAACTTCACTCATTTGATTTCACTCGTTTTGAATAACTCATTGCAGTTCTTTAAATAAACCGATTTCACTCAATTGAAAAAACAAATTCGCTCACTTCATAAAATAGATTTTGCTCATTTCAAAAATTATATTCACTCATTTGAAGAAACAATTTCAATCATTCAAACAATGATTTCAGTTATTTCATAAAATTGGTTTCACTCAATTCGAAAAACCTATTTCACTTAATTCAGAAAAAATGTATTTCACTAATTTGAAAAGGCACATTTCACTCCTTTGAGAAATTTATTTTTCATGAGTTAAAAAAAGGTTTCACTCATTACAAAAACAATTGGTTCATGTATCTTAAATAAACTGATTTCACTTATTTGAAATAACCGATTTCACTCAATTTAGAGAAAAAATTCACACAATTAAGAAAACAAGTTTTAGCCGTTTCAAAATACAGATTTCACTCAGAAAAAACATATTTTGGAAAAGTGAGTTTGTTCATTTTAAAACACATATTTCACTTGTATCAAATAAATAGTTTCAAAACTTTGAAATAACAAGTTTCACGTATTTCACACTGGAATATCTATCATGTGTATGAAAAAAAAGATTTCACTCATTTCAAGAAAATAATTTCACTTGTTATAGAAAGGTTATTTCACTTATTTCAAAATAACTATCATTTTTAACAATTTCACTCGTTTAAAAACTGGATTTCACTGAATTCTGAAATAATTTCACTTATTTTAATACACGGATTTTTAACATAGTTCTGACAACATAAATTTGTTTGAAACGGCAAAATTGAAACTAGTTTAAATGCATTGAAAATGGTCTTGTTCGAAAGGTCTCGTGGCTAGGAATTCAAATATATAAAAAGTTTAAAAAAATTGTAGCTTAAAATATATGAATGATTGAAATTATCTAAAGAGAAATAAAAGGACATGAATTTAGTGAGGGAGAGATGAGGGCAATTGTGCCCGTGTCATGCATGCTGCGGAGGAGAGATAATATGTGCATGCATGCGTGGATGGGATGGAAGTGACCATTGATTTGACTTAAGTGCTGAGATACAAAGATGAGGTTGAACAATACATAGCTATATTTATAAAGTAGGACTAAAACTACACGGATTTTAAAGGCACTGTGTGGTGGATGCTGTGGCGGTACATCCCGCCACCGGTAGAAGAGACTTTGCGTGGGAGCTGCCTGCTCAGCTAAAAACTCGGTAGGCGTTTGGTAGCCCTGCACCGTGGTTGCGTTACTTGCGTATAAAGGGAATATTTTGGTTTGTACGGTATTTGCTTGTTCAGATTGCATCACATTCCGCATGCTGTTTAAATTACTCCCGGATAGCGTCTCTTCTAGCAGATTTCTTAAGGTTTGGTAGGACTAGTCAATGTGCaaacgttaatttggaagtatattaagtgcatgcagATATTAAGTAATATATTTtttgcgtgttattatgtgattaacACTATATTTGATATGAAACTAattgcacgctaaacgtgttgaacGCTCCACATtaaagcagtctaggtcgttcgattgacatgatttgatgaccgagattaattggatctgtccatttgaatttttttatattggtatagatatagatatagatgtaGATGTATGATGATAAAAGTTTTTTCAATTTGACTCACTTTTGCTTGTTTGGTAGGGTGCATGGCTTCACCTGGGCTATACCTATCTGATGTAAAAAAGGGGCCGCGGTCATGCCCATCTCATGCAACCCAAAGAGGGTGCATGGAGGCAGCCATGCTCGCCGTGACCCTCGTCCCCACCCACCAGACCACGTCCAGTCCAGCGGTCCAGGTAtgtttattttttcaaaaaatgttcataatttcaaattttgtttgaattttcaaaaaatattcaaaatttcaaaaaatgtataaatttttgaaaaagttcagaatttaaaattttgtttaaattttcgaagatgttcagaatttcaaaaattgtttaaattttcaaaaatgttcagaatttcaaattttgtttcaatttttaaaaaaatcagaatttCAAATTTTTTTAAATTATAAAAAATGTTTAGAATTTCAAAATTTTGTTTAAATTTCTCAAAAATGTTCTGAATCTAAAAATCtgtttaaattttcaaaaaatgttcagaatCTCAAATTTTGTTTAAATTTTCAGAAAAAATTCAAATTTTCAAAATATGTTCAAATTTTCAAAAATTGCTCAGAATCTCAAATTttatttaaaatttaaaaaatatttcatttttttaattttgttCAAAGTTTCAATTAAAGTTCAAAATTCTAAAATATGTTTAAATTTTTGTTCACATTTTTTCAATTTTGTTCACCATTTAAAAAAATTATTTGGAATTCAAAATTGTTCGGCATGTCTAAACACATGCAGGCTGCCAAACAAAGTCTCAGCTCAGCATGTCTCAACGCATACACCGCTGTCAAACAATAGCGAATGCCTGGACTCAGCATGTCTACACTCAGCATGTATCAGGGGAGAACAATTATGCTAGGCTCATACATGCTACCAAACACACCCTTAAAAGCTCATGGCCCCGTTAATTCAGGCGGATATATAGGATGTGGGAAAAAACGGCCCTTCCAAATACCGTAAACTGCCCACGTTTTCGCTATATATACCGAAGCGGACGCGATTTAGGGTTCGCATCCGATATTTCTCCTTTCCTCCTCCGCCACAAATTGCTTCCTCATTTTTTTTACGAATTTACTGCTCATGAGGGTGTAGGGGCACCTGAGAGCTATTACACTTTTCTCTTCTATCATTTGGTTCTACTATCAACTGCGATGACCATGCCAATAACTTGATATATACCACACTGGACAAAGCACCGAGAAGTCGAGAACATTGTGTACAGAGAACCCTTCGAGTGATGAAAGAGGCATGTTATTCGTTCATGCcaataaattgtttgggtcattgCTCATCTCCTTGACTATTGATCCTTAGTTTTTTTTGCGGGTGGACATAATTGTTTGTGCAAGGTAACTTCATTTCTGTTTTTCTATTGCACATAATATGTTTGTTGATTGGAGAGATGATCATCTCATTACCCATCCTTTCATAAGTTATTCTTTTTCATTTGCCATAGTCACTCTTATAGTCTTATTCTTAGGAGTTCCTCTTGAAGAAGTTGCCATCCTTACTTATCAACGATGGTTGTGCCTCAATGAATTTATTGGATTTTTAGTATATTCATTGTTTGTAAAAAATGTTTGTTAACCTTGCAATTCGTTGAGGTTCAATCCTAGCATCATGGGTTGTTTACCTATATATGTCTTGCACGAATGATGAGTAACTGGACAAGTGAAAGCGATTCATGTTCTACCGCTAGCCTAATACTATGCTATTCATGAGTCATGACACTCACGTTCTACACCTACTTCAAACTGGTCATCATGAGCTGAAATATGCTCGATGATAGACCAGAAGTTGTtggggaaacgtagtaattttaaaaaaattccaacgcacacacaggatcatggtgatgcatagcaacgagaggggagagtgtatccacgtaccctcgtagaccaaaaccggaagcgttaacacaacgcggttgatgtagtcgtatgtcttcacgatccgaccgatccaagtaccgaacgcacggcacctccgagttctgcacacgttcaactcgatgacgtcccgcgagctccgatccagcaaagcttcacgggagagtttcgtaatcacgacagcgtggtgacggtggtggtgatgctaccgacgcagggattcgcctaagcaccgctacgatatgatcgaggtggattatggtggagggggcaccgcacacggctaagggatcaataatcaattgtgtgtctatggggtgtccccctgcccccgtatataaaggagcaaggggaggaggcggccggccagggagaggcgcgccaagggggagtcctagtaggagtaggagagggggaaggaaagggataggaggagaaggaaagagggggccggccccctttccctaaaccaattcggtttgggccttggggggcgccccacactcccctcgcttccctctatttccactaaggcccatgtaggcccattaagcccccggggggtccggtaaccctcggtactccgatatatgtctgaaaccttccggaacctttccggtgtccgaactgttggaaatatgccctagaggcaataataaattagttattattatatttccttgttcatgataatcgtttattatccatgctataattgtattgacaggaaactcagatacatgtgtggatacatagacaacaccatgtccctagtaagcctctagttgactagctcgttgatcaatagatggttacggtttcctgaccatggacattggatgtcattgataacgggatcacatcattaggagaatgatgtgatggacaagacccaatcctaagcctagcacaagatcatgtagttcgtatgctaaagcttttctaatgtcaagtatcatttccttagaccatgagattgtgcaactcccggataccgtaggagtgctttgggtgtgccaaacgtcacaacgtaactgggtggctataaaggtacattacaggtatctccgaaagggtctgttgggttggcacgaatcgagactgggatttgtcactccgtgtaaacggagaggtatctctgggcccactcggtaggacatcatcataatgtgcacaatgtgatcaaggagttgatcacgggatgatgtgttacggaacgagtaaagagacttgccggtaacgagattgaacaaggtatcgggatatcgatgatcgaatctcgggcaagtatcgtaccgctagacaaagggaattgaatacgggattgattaagtccttgacatcgtggttcatccgatgagatcatcgtggaacatgtgggagccaacatgggtatccagatccgctgttggttattgaccggagaacgtctcggtcatgtctgcatgtctcccgaacccgtagggtctacacacttaaggttcgatgacgctagggttataaaggaagtttgtatgtggttgccgaatgttgttcggagtcccggatgagatcccggacgtcacgaggagttccggaatggtccggaggtaaagatttatatatggtaagtcctgttttggttaccggaagagtttcgggatttatcggtaatgtaccgggaccactgggagggtcccgggggtccaccaagtggggccaccagccccggagggctgcatgggccaagtgtgggaagggaccagccccaggtgggctggtgcgccccccccacaagggccctaGGCGCATGGAAGagtgggaagggggcaaaccctaaaggggatgggccttagggcccatctagtggcgcctccctcccatctcccctcttggccgccacccttgtccccatctagggctgccgccccccctaggggtgggaaccctagagggggcgcagcccctccccttccctatatatattgaggcattgggctgcccataacacaggcgattcgatctctcgttggtgcagccctgcatctctctctccctcctcttctgtggtgcttggcgaagccctgcaggattgccacgctcctccatcaccaccacgccgttgtgctgctgctggatggagtcttcctcaacctctccctctctccttgctggatcaaggcgtgggagacgtcaccgggctgtacgtgtgttgaacgcggaggtgccgtgcgttcggcacttggtcatcggtgatttgaatcacgacgagtacgactccatcaaccccgttcacttgaacgcttccgcttagcgatctacaagggtatgtagatgcactctccttcccctcgttgttggtctctccatagatagatcttggtgacacgtaggaaaatttttgaatttctgctacgttccccaacagtggcatcatgagctaggtctattgcgtagattctatgcacgagtagaacacaaagtagttgtgggcgttgattttgttcaatatgcttgccgttactagtcttatcttgattcggcggcatcgtgggatgaagcggcccggaccaaccttacacgtacacttacgtgagaccggttccaccgtcaaacatgcactagttgcataaggtggctggcgggtgtctgtctctcccactttagtcggatcggattcgatgaacagg from Triticum urartu cultivar G1812 chromosome 3, Tu2.1, whole genome shotgun sequence encodes:
- the LOC125543644 gene encoding peroxiredoxin-2F, mitochondrial; this encodes MAALARRAGGSPAAALWAAARGFASVGSDIVSAAPGVSLQKARSWDEGVATKFSTTPLKDIFHGKKVVIFGLPGAYTGVCSQSHVPSYKNNIDKLKAKGIDSVICVAVNDPYVLNGWAEKLQAKDAIEFYGDLDGSFHKSLDLEIDLSAALLGRRSHRWSAFVDDGKIKAFNVEKAPSDFKVSGAEVILDQI